In Pseudothermotoga sp., one genomic interval encodes:
- a CDS encoding ABC transporter substrate-binding protein produces the protein MRKLFVLLSVMLVACVALTAERVLHMYTALDENEWPIYVKAFEKATGIKVEVVRLSSGELLARIEAESKNPRASIWFGGPAVDHIAAKKKGLLVPYRSAMTEKVPAALKDPEGYWVGIYFGAIGFASNTEILKQLKVDPPTSWQDLLKPEFKGKVSVAFPYTSGTAYTVLAALVALMGEDAAFKYWKSLDKQIQQYTKSGSAPVVQVGLGEAAVGIAFAHDIIARGIAKGYPLVLTFPKEGTGYEIGAMSLIKGGPEPDLAAKFIDWMLSVEAQNLMKEWFRIPANPAAEVALGAVRLEDVKLVPMDFEYFGREKDRLCERWREEIEYGR, from the coding sequence GTGAGAAAGCTCTTTGTGTTGTTGTCGGTGATGTTGGTGGCATGCGTGGCTCTGACTGCCGAGAGAGTGCTGCACATGTACACCGCCTTGGATGAGAACGAATGGCCCATCTATGTGAAGGCTTTCGAGAAGGCGACGGGGATCAAAGTTGAAGTCGTTCGATTGTCTTCAGGTGAACTGCTCGCGCGTATCGAGGCTGAATCTAAGAACCCCAGGGCCAGCATCTGGTTCGGTGGGCCTGCCGTCGATCACATCGCAGCGAAGAAGAAGGGACTTTTGGTGCCTTACAGATCTGCGATGACCGAGAAGGTTCCGGCAGCTTTGAAGGATCCGGAAGGTTACTGGGTTGGTATTTACTTCGGTGCCATAGGTTTTGCGAGTAACACGGAGATCTTGAAACAACTCAAGGTTGATCCACCAACTTCTTGGCAAGACCTGCTCAAACCCGAATTCAAAGGCAAAGTTTCTGTAGCTTTCCCGTACACTTCTGGCACCGCTTACACCGTATTGGCGGCTCTCGTGGCGTTGATGGGTGAGGATGCAGCGTTCAAGTACTGGAAGAGTTTGGACAAACAGATACAGCAGTACACCAAATCTGGTTCTGCCCCCGTCGTACAAGTTGGTCTCGGTGAAGCGGCTGTGGGCATCGCCTTCGCACACGACATCATAGCGAGGGGTATCGCGAAGGGTTATCCTCTGGTGCTCACCTTCCCTAAGGAAGGGACCGGTTACGAAATCGGTGCGATGTCCCTCATCAAGGGTGGACCGGAACCAGATCTAGCGGCGAAGTTCATCGACTGGATGCTCAGCGTTGAGGCGCAGAACCTCATGAAAGAATGGTTCAGGATACCTGCCAACCCGGCGGCCGAAGTGGCGCTCGGCGCGGTGAGGTTGGAAGATGTCAAGTTGGTGCCCATGGACTTCGAATACTTCGGTAGAGAAAAAGATAGGTTGTGTGAACGCTGGAGAGAAGAGATCGAGTATGGAAGATGA
- a CDS encoding PfkB family carbohydrate kinase yields MTFVGHVSKDINRTQTELLVVPGGGVFYGSITARKLAVECVVVTKLADRDVELFKPMREAGVEMLTLPSRETTTIENVYPSSNPDERKSRILYRAEPFVDEELSYVKTNVTVVSALWHGEFPERLLERLRSKVELLVVDAQGFLRNVLEDGSMKYADWHDKEKYLPMIDIFKVDNNEAYVMTHERRLERACVELSKFGAKLILATHKEGVVAYDGRNFYEGKFSDYKLLGRTGRGDTCLAAFLAGLMNGKSLEESVELAARVTSAKMQYAGPYRGGEVV; encoded by the coding sequence GTGACGTTCGTCGGACATGTGTCGAAAGACATCAACAGAACACAAACCGAATTGCTCGTCGTACCGGGTGGAGGTGTTTTCTACGGATCCATAACGGCACGAAAGCTCGCGGTGGAATGTGTCGTTGTGACGAAACTGGCCGATCGGGACGTTGAACTTTTCAAACCGATGCGGGAAGCTGGGGTCGAAATGCTCACTCTACCCAGCCGGGAGACGACGACGATAGAGAACGTCTATCCATCGAGCAACCCAGACGAAAGAAAAAGCAGGATCTTATACAGAGCCGAACCGTTCGTGGATGAAGAGCTGAGTTACGTGAAGACCAACGTGACGGTGGTCAGCGCGCTGTGGCACGGAGAATTTCCAGAAAGGCTCTTGGAACGATTGAGATCGAAAGTGGAATTGCTCGTTGTGGACGCACAAGGTTTTTTGAGGAACGTGCTCGAGGATGGAAGCATGAAGTATGCAGATTGGCATGACAAAGAGAAATATCTGCCGATGATAGACATCTTCAAAGTTGACAACAACGAAGCGTACGTGATGACCCATGAACGGCGGTTGGAAAGAGCGTGCGTTGAACTTTCAAAGTTTGGAGCGAAGTTGATCCTAGCAACTCATAAAGAAGGCGTTGTCGCCTACGATGGTCGAAATTTCTACGAAGGAAAGTTCTCAGATTACAAGCTTCTCGGTCGTACTGGTCGTGGCGATACGTGTCTGGCTGCGTTCCTTGCAGGTTTGATGAACGGAAAGAGTTTGGAAGAATCGGTTGAACTGGCAGCTAGGGTGACTTCAGCGAAGATGCAGTACGCGGGGCCTTACAGAGGGGGTGAGGTCGTGTGA
- a CDS encoding ATP-binding cassette domain-containing protein, which translates to MNQPLVEMRNIKKSFGKVRALKGVDFSVGRAEVVGLLGDNGAGKSTLIKVLVGYYQPDEGEIYFEGKRVRFSSPREARELGIETVYQDLALVNLMPLWRNFFLGRELVHRFGPVKWLNRKKMRKVALEALADIGISVRNVDDTVAFLSGGERQAVAIARAIHFGAKLLILDEPTAALSVGETRRVLEHILEAKRRGISVIFITHNIYHVYEVADRLVVLERGEKIGEYKKEHVTPQQVMDLIAAAAGVK; encoded by the coding sequence ATGAACCAGCCACTCGTTGAGATGAGGAACATCAAAAAAAGTTTCGGTAAGGTGAGGGCACTGAAGGGTGTAGATTTCTCAGTGGGTCGAGCTGAAGTGGTCGGACTTTTGGGAGACAACGGCGCAGGCAAATCCACCTTGATAAAGGTCTTGGTCGGTTACTACCAACCGGACGAGGGTGAGATCTATTTTGAAGGCAAACGCGTCAGGTTCAGTTCTCCACGTGAGGCTCGTGAGCTTGGTATAGAGACTGTCTATCAAGATCTCGCGTTGGTCAACCTCATGCCGTTGTGGCGCAACTTCTTTTTGGGTCGCGAACTGGTACACAGATTTGGACCAGTGAAGTGGTTGAACAGGAAGAAAATGAGAAAGGTCGCGCTGGAAGCTCTCGCAGACATCGGGATAAGTGTGCGCAACGTCGACGACACGGTCGCCTTTCTATCCGGTGGTGAAAGACAAGCTGTGGCGATAGCCAGAGCGATCCATTTCGGAGCGAAGTTGCTGATCTTGGATGAACCGACCGCCGCACTTTCGGTCGGTGAAACGAGAAGGGTGCTCGAGCACATCTTGGAAGCCAAAAGGAGGGGAATTTCGGTGATCTTCATCACGCACAACATCTACCACGTCTACGAGGTCGCAGACAGATTGGTCGTCCTTGAGCGTGGGGAGAAGATCGGTGAGTACAAAAAAGAACATGTAACACCACAGCAGGTGATGGACCTCATTGCCGCTGCGGCTGGGGTCAAATGA
- a CDS encoding ABC transporter permease, with protein sequence MKNKQASLMGFFRIKEFGAIVGVAVFLVLFSALSNRFLTVENFFNTLTMAAELGIISIGVAMLMISGEFDLSVGSVFAVAPMVFATMVNSRYDPYLSLVVSLAVCLGVGAVNGLVTLKTGIPSFITTLGMMMFWRGILLAVTGGFPIILARRVDMLQYLGGRIYGGLRYSALWFVVLALIFSIILEQTQYGNWVFATGGSLGAARALGIATGSVKLINFVLCSVLAGFAGLTTFARFKLVDPTFGQELELEAIASAVMGGTLLTGGYGSVLGACIGAFMISMVRNGLVLAGAPAYWYRAFIGVILIIAAVINARIRRKVAG encoded by the coding sequence TTGAAAAACAAGCAAGCGAGTTTGATGGGCTTTTTCAGAATAAAGGAGTTTGGAGCCATAGTCGGTGTCGCTGTTTTTTTGGTCCTCTTTTCCGCGTTATCCAACAGGTTTTTGACGGTAGAAAATTTCTTCAACACACTCACGATGGCGGCCGAGCTGGGGATCATATCGATAGGTGTTGCGATGCTCATGATCAGCGGTGAATTCGATCTGTCTGTTGGTTCCGTGTTCGCCGTCGCACCCATGGTGTTCGCAACCATGGTCAATTCCAGATACGATCCGTATCTGTCTTTAGTCGTCTCTCTGGCGGTCTGTCTTGGGGTCGGAGCGGTGAACGGGTTGGTGACCCTCAAGACTGGGATACCTTCTTTCATAACGACGCTTGGAATGATGATGTTTTGGCGTGGGATTCTTTTGGCGGTCACCGGTGGGTTTCCCATCATCTTGGCTCGGAGAGTAGACATGTTGCAGTACTTGGGTGGCAGGATCTATGGAGGATTGAGGTATTCGGCACTCTGGTTCGTCGTGTTGGCCTTGATTTTTTCGATCATTTTGGAACAAACGCAGTACGGCAACTGGGTGTTCGCCACTGGCGGTAGTCTCGGTGCCGCGAGGGCTTTGGGGATCGCGACGGGTAGTGTGAAACTGATCAACTTCGTTCTGTGCTCGGTCTTGGCTGGTTTTGCTGGCCTGACGACGTTTGCAAGGTTCAAGTTGGTTGATCCCACCTTCGGTCAAGAACTCGAGCTCGAGGCGATCGCCAGTGCCGTGATGGGAGGCACCTTGCTCACAGGTGGGTATGGGAGTGTGCTCGGTGCGTGCATCGGAGCTTTCATGATAAGCATGGTTCGAAACGGCTTGGTGCTCGCTGGAGCACCCGCTTACTGGTACAGAGCGTTCATCGGAGTGATTCTGATAATCGCGGCAGTGATCAACGCGAGGATCAGAAGGAAGGTGGCGGGATGA
- a CDS encoding sugar ABC transporter substrate-binding protein translates to MCVRRLLVVALLVVVVAAFAYTFYVVSHGGPADPFWGVVMKGVKDAAAKFGVEAVYLGPEKFSLKEFIDLVNAAIAKKPDGLIVTMTNPVALDEPIRRAIQMGIPVVAINVPDDRPIDQKIPYLCYVGMDEYLAGVYAGRRMLQEFTPKRAVIAIHEPGHVGLEARAKGIIDVLKEKKIPAEKLDITTDPTKALTLLKSYLARYPDTDAIFTLGPLGAHPAIQLVEEEKLVGKVKIGAIDLTTRITDAIKRGVVVFTIDQQQYLQGYLPIVFLYLYKEYGLIPHENILTGPSIVDKSNVDIVEKTVKLGYR, encoded by the coding sequence ATGTGTGTGAGAAGGTTGCTTGTGGTGGCTCTACTCGTGGTGGTGGTTGCAGCCTTTGCCTACACGTTCTACGTGGTCTCACACGGTGGACCGGCCGATCCGTTCTGGGGCGTGGTCATGAAAGGCGTCAAAGATGCGGCTGCGAAGTTCGGCGTCGAAGCGGTGTATCTGGGTCCTGAGAAGTTTTCTCTGAAGGAGTTCATCGATCTTGTGAACGCAGCGATAGCCAAAAAACCCGATGGTCTCATCGTCACGATGACGAACCCGGTTGCTCTGGATGAACCCATAAGACGGGCGATCCAGATGGGGATACCCGTGGTGGCGATCAACGTGCCAGACGATCGACCGATCGATCAGAAGATCCCGTATCTGTGCTACGTCGGTATGGATGAGTATCTGGCCGGAGTCTACGCGGGAAGAAGAATGCTTCAAGAGTTCACACCCAAACGCGCCGTCATCGCCATACACGAACCGGGCCACGTGGGACTCGAAGCCAGAGCGAAAGGCATCATCGATGTGTTGAAGGAAAAGAAGATACCTGCCGAAAAGTTGGACATAACCACCGATCCAACCAAGGCTTTGACCTTGCTGAAGAGTTATCTCGCCAGATATCCAGACACCGATGCGATCTTCACTCTTGGCCCGTTGGGTGCACATCCAGCCATTCAACTCGTTGAGGAAGAAAAACTGGTGGGCAAAGTCAAAATAGGTGCGATCGACCTGACGACGAGGATCACGGACGCGATCAAGAGAGGTGTCGTGGTCTTCACGATCGATCAACAGCAGTATCTGCAAGGTTACCTACCCATCGTGTTTCTGTACCTCTACAAAGAGTACGGTCTGATACCTCACGAAAACATCTTGACTGGACCTTCCATCGTCGATAAGAGCAACGTCGATATCGTGGAAAAGACCGTAAAACTGGGATATCGATGA
- the iolN gene encoding 3-dehydro-scyllo-inosose hydrolase, which translates to MSKWKIPPEGGHMERPTGVYFQTMTMKEIQDRLKKCDLIIIPVGSTENHGPNAPTGEDTFLVTRMAEQVALKTGCTVAEPIWYGFHPYHHIGMPGTVPVKDEAFVDYLVSVIAGFWNTGFRKQILLNGHGQEFVIPVAIHKFAKIFQLPAIIINLNWYHAIQDKFKTKEEGGPYETRFVHADEVETSWSLALFPEFCHQEWAVDTKPRGYLPEGHIDKAGNLLHRPIAWYGHVGGGPIEVVAYPEGVVGKATAASAEKAKEGVEAFLDYLEKLVRDIMERFPAGKLPPAHELSQRSKEELDAALKEPLSPGWRSIYSIANMW; encoded by the coding sequence ATGTCGAAGTGGAAGATACCTCCAGAAGGAGGGCACATGGAGAGACCTACGGGAGTCTACTTTCAAACGATGACGATGAAAGAAATTCAAGATAGGCTGAAGAAGTGCGACTTGATAATCATCCCAGTCGGAAGCACGGAAAACCACGGCCCCAACGCACCGACTGGAGAAGACACCTTCTTGGTCACGCGCATGGCCGAGCAAGTCGCGTTGAAAACTGGTTGTACCGTGGCAGAACCGATATGGTACGGATTTCATCCTTACCACCACATCGGCATGCCTGGAACGGTTCCTGTGAAGGATGAAGCCTTCGTAGATTATCTGGTCAGCGTCATCGCTGGTTTTTGGAACACGGGTTTCAGAAAGCAGATCTTGTTGAATGGCCATGGCCAAGAATTCGTGATACCCGTCGCGATACACAAATTCGCCAAGATCTTCCAGCTGCCGGCAATAATCATCAACTTGAACTGGTACCACGCGATCCAGGACAAATTCAAAACCAAAGAGGAAGGTGGACCTTACGAAACGAGGTTCGTCCACGCAGACGAGGTCGAGACCTCCTGGAGTTTGGCGCTGTTCCCCGAGTTCTGCCACCAAGAATGGGCCGTGGACACCAAACCGCGTGGCTATCTCCCAGAAGGCCACATAGACAAAGCTGGAAACTTGTTGCACAGACCCATCGCTTGGTACGGACACGTTGGAGGTGGACCGATCGAGGTGGTCGCATACCCAGAAGGTGTAGTTGGAAAGGCTACGGCTGCGAGTGCGGAGAAAGCGAAAGAGGGAGTCGAAGCGTTTTTGGACTATCTTGAAAAATTGGTGAGAGACATCATGGAAAGGTTCCCAGCAGGAAAACTGCCGCCAGCACACGAGCTGTCACAGAGATCAAAAGAAGAGCTCGATGCGGCGTTGAAAGAACCTCTATCTCCCGGATGGAGGAGCATATACAGCATAGCTAATATGTGGTGA
- a CDS encoding Gfo/Idh/MocA family oxidoreductase, with protein sequence MDKVRIGVVGSGFIGQVHLEILSTFPDVEIVGVMDVDKNRAKTVAERFNAKVFDNLKQMKDAGVNAVYITSPNRTHFDYAMQTLELGMNVFCEKPMTISLKDAIELEKKVKEKNLIFQVGHNRRFASVYKFMKQKILDGSVKPLSFQIKMNRGELLNPPWTSDRNYTGGFLFESTIHLFDMVRWLLGEVEEMYVLGKKSVYPDIDDWAIVMKLKNGLIGTFTSCAHASWMIPFERVEVYGEHNMLMNEEMERVHFCKGLGKEVESHDFTKVDFKEKWGYIEENKLFVECVKQRATPPITVSDGVAVIRIIDACYRAVESGNAHVKLEG encoded by the coding sequence ATGGATAAAGTCAGGATAGGAGTAGTGGGGAGTGGGTTCATAGGCCAAGTTCATTTGGAGATACTGTCGACTTTTCCAGACGTTGAGATAGTCGGTGTGATGGATGTCGATAAGAATCGAGCCAAAACGGTTGCAGAGAGATTCAACGCAAAAGTGTTTGATAACCTCAAGCAGATGAAGGATGCCGGTGTGAATGCAGTTTACATAACCTCGCCGAACAGAACTCACTTCGACTATGCGATGCAGACGCTCGAATTGGGCATGAACGTGTTCTGTGAAAAACCCATGACGATCTCTCTGAAGGATGCGATCGAGCTGGAAAAGAAAGTCAAAGAAAAGAACCTCATCTTTCAAGTTGGACACAACAGGCGTTTCGCGAGCGTTTACAAATTCATGAAGCAGAAGATTCTGGACGGTTCGGTGAAACCGCTCTCTTTCCAGATAAAGATGAATCGAGGAGAACTGTTGAACCCGCCTTGGACGAGCGATCGCAACTACACTGGTGGTTTTTTGTTCGAAAGCACGATCCATCTGTTCGACATGGTCAGGTGGCTCTTGGGAGAAGTCGAGGAGATGTACGTGTTGGGTAAAAAGAGCGTCTATCCAGACATAGACGATTGGGCGATCGTCATGAAGTTGAAGAACGGTCTCATTGGCACCTTCACTTCTTGCGCGCACGCGAGTTGGATGATCCCGTTCGAAAGGGTTGAAGTTTACGGTGAACACAACATGCTCATGAACGAAGAGATGGAGAGGGTGCACTTCTGTAAGGGTCTGGGGAAAGAGGTTGAGAGCCACGACTTCACAAAAGTCGATTTCAAGGAAAAGTGGGGTTACATCGAGGAAAACAAGCTCTTCGTGGAATGCGTCAAGCAGAGAGCGACGCCACCCATCACCGTGTCGGACGGTGTTGCCGTCATTCGAATAATAGATGCTTGTTACAGAGCTGTCGAGAGTGGAAACGCTCACGTGAAATTGGAGGGATGA
- the iolM gene encoding scyllo-inosose 3-dehydrogenase: MKAVRLHAKWDPRPGFKLGPKDVEGKLCWLGSKVWRYPEVRVENVPEPKITKPTQVLVKVKACGICGSDVHMAQTDEQGYILYPGLTGFPVTLGHEFSGIVVDAGPEAINRRTNKRFEPGEPVTTEEMFWCGHCRPCADGYPNNCENLREMGFDVDGAFAEYIVLESKYLWSLKELEGVYEGDRLFLAGSLVEPTSVAYNAVIERGGGIRPGDNVVILGGGPIGLAAVAILKRAGAAKVILSEPAATRRNIAKQLGADVVIDPTKENFVEAVLDSTNGMGAKLYLEATGLPQIVWKDIEEVIWRGRSVNATVVIVARADVKIPLTGEVLQVRRAQVVGSQGHSGHGNFPRVISLMATGMDMTKIISKTVKIDEIPEYIKRLQTDKELVKVTMLNP; the protein is encoded by the coding sequence ATGAAAGCGGTCAGATTGCATGCTAAATGGGACCCAAGACCTGGGTTCAAACTTGGTCCGAAAGATGTCGAGGGAAAACTCTGTTGGCTCGGCAGCAAGGTGTGGAGGTATCCAGAGGTACGTGTTGAGAACGTACCCGAGCCGAAGATCACCAAACCCACGCAAGTGCTCGTGAAAGTGAAGGCATGCGGGATCTGTGGTAGCGATGTTCACATGGCTCAGACCGACGAACAAGGTTACATTCTCTACCCCGGTTTGACGGGTTTTCCGGTTACCCTCGGTCACGAGTTCTCTGGCATCGTGGTGGATGCCGGTCCAGAAGCGATCAACAGGAGAACGAACAAGCGGTTCGAACCCGGTGAGCCTGTCACTACCGAAGAGATGTTCTGGTGTGGACATTGCAGACCGTGTGCGGATGGTTATCCGAACAACTGTGAAAATCTTCGCGAAATGGGGTTCGACGTCGACGGTGCCTTCGCTGAGTACATCGTTCTGGAGTCCAAATACCTGTGGAGCTTGAAGGAACTTGAAGGTGTTTACGAGGGGGACAGGCTATTCTTAGCTGGTAGTTTGGTGGAACCGACTTCGGTTGCTTACAACGCCGTGATAGAGAGGGGAGGAGGCATCAGACCTGGCGACAATGTGGTGATCCTCGGAGGAGGACCCATAGGGCTTGCGGCCGTGGCCATCTTGAAGAGGGCTGGGGCTGCGAAGGTTATACTCTCAGAACCTGCAGCCACACGCAGGAACATCGCTAAGCAACTCGGTGCCGACGTAGTGATAGATCCAACGAAAGAGAACTTCGTTGAAGCCGTTCTCGACAGTACGAACGGAATGGGTGCCAAGCTGTATTTGGAAGCGACTGGACTGCCACAGATAGTTTGGAAAGACATAGAGGAAGTCATCTGGAGAGGTAGGAGCGTGAACGCGACCGTCGTCATCGTGGCGAGGGCGGATGTGAAGATACCGCTCACCGGTGAAGTGTTGCAAGTCAGGCGCGCTCAAGTTGTAGGGTCGCAGGGTCACTCGGGTCATGGGAACTTCCCAAGGGTCATCAGCCTCATGGCCACGGGTATGGACATGACGAAGATCATCTCCAAGACGGTGAAGATAGATGAGATCCCCGAGTACATAAAGAGACTGCAGACCGACAAGGAGCTGGTCAAGGTCACGATGCTCAACCCATGA
- a CDS encoding DeoR/GlpR family DNA-binding transcription regulator: protein MNVFTEERRNMILDILKRKGKVTVQELVEKFNVSSVTIRKDLEFLESNGSIVRTHGGAILADHSRSEWNFLKKIHQKENEKRRIARKIVSLIEDGDTVILDSSSTNYYVTFELRHAEFSSITVVTNNVFIAGKLIEQGVEVIVLGGVVRENSLSLVGPWALRFLEEINVDKAFLGTTGFSIDKGFMTPSIVEADVKRAMIRSASKVYIVTDSTKFYRSAFASFAMPEDIDGIITDHGIPEDFEKFLIEKGVEVHKV, encoded by the coding sequence GTGAACGTGTTTACAGAAGAAAGAAGGAATATGATACTCGATATTCTGAAACGAAAAGGGAAGGTCACCGTACAGGAACTCGTAGAAAAGTTCAACGTCAGCAGTGTCACGATACGAAAGGATTTGGAATTTCTCGAATCCAACGGTTCGATCGTTCGAACGCACGGTGGAGCGATATTGGCAGACCATTCTCGATCTGAATGGAATTTTTTGAAGAAGATACACCAAAAAGAAAACGAAAAGAGACGCATAGCAAGAAAGATCGTTTCCTTGATCGAAGACGGTGACACTGTGATCTTGGACAGCAGCAGCACCAATTATTACGTCACTTTCGAATTGAGACATGCGGAATTTTCTTCCATAACTGTGGTGACGAACAACGTTTTCATAGCAGGGAAATTGATAGAGCAGGGAGTGGAGGTCATCGTGCTCGGCGGTGTGGTGAGGGAGAACAGTCTATCGCTCGTTGGACCTTGGGCTTTGAGGTTCTTGGAGGAGATCAACGTGGACAAAGCGTTCCTAGGTACCACGGGCTTTTCGATAGACAAAGGTTTCATGACGCCGAGCATCGTCGAAGCTGACGTGAAGAGGGCCATGATAAGGAGCGCCTCGAAGGTGTACATCGTGACCGATTCCACCAAGTTCTACAGGAGTGCGTTCGCATCCTTCGCGATGCCTGAAGATATCGACGGTATAATAACAGATCACGGCATACCAGAAGATTTCGAAAAGTTCTTGATCGAAAAAGGTGTCGAAGTGCACAAAGTGTGA
- a CDS encoding tagaturonate epimerase family protein has translation MNEALRKFKAQLAGKFSTYDASVRQTADATFFMARNQSAKRLIVMGKKGVCALFEGEKIGTIDQLDVLACPLNDHNCGRLMELLVSLKPSICDKKLSFGFGDRIGVATAAHAQIVNKDEVFPVFAQQSVREITRTERSWREVLHSAVWGVFESGYDGAFGADADHVKKIEDLESAAHVGYTMFTIDPSDHVKDPTKIDRRELVNFFQEHPKRREIASKYIGKSFTVLDEKLSFDEDSFAEIFTTYISAIEHVESCYKALRAVRSRGFDLEVSIDETSLPTTPLAHIFFVQELRRRGVDFQTLALRFPGEWQKGIDYIGDTDQFSKELEKHVAIVKMLSGYKLSLHSGSDKFSVYPVLAEKTERTVHVKTAGTSYLEAIRTVAKFAPDLYREIHKFALSRFEQDRASYHVTTNLSRVPNVDEVSDSNLSDLLDQPDVRQVIHITYGSVLTAKESGKTLFKDRIMKVLFEHEDEHYNFLKSHLGKHLKLLGA, from the coding sequence ATGAACGAAGCGCTGAGAAAGTTCAAAGCTCAGCTGGCTGGAAAGTTCAGTACTTACGATGCGTCAGTTCGACAGACCGCCGATGCCACGTTTTTCATGGCGAGGAATCAGAGTGCAAAACGTTTGATCGTCATGGGGAAGAAGGGGGTCTGTGCCCTGTTCGAGGGGGAAAAGATCGGAACCATCGATCAATTGGACGTGCTTGCGTGTCCTCTCAACGATCACAACTGTGGGAGGTTGATGGAACTGCTCGTTTCCCTCAAGCCATCGATCTGTGATAAAAAGCTTTCGTTTGGTTTCGGTGATCGCATCGGAGTCGCAACGGCCGCACACGCACAAATCGTGAACAAAGACGAGGTGTTCCCCGTCTTTGCACAACAATCCGTCCGTGAAATAACGAGGACCGAGAGATCTTGGCGAGAGGTTCTCCACAGCGCCGTTTGGGGTGTCTTCGAGAGCGGTTACGATGGAGCCTTCGGCGCCGATGCCGATCATGTGAAAAAGATCGAAGATTTAGAGAGTGCCGCGCACGTGGGCTACACCATGTTCACGATCGATCCTTCTGACCACGTGAAAGACCCTACAAAGATCGATCGAAGAGAACTTGTGAACTTTTTTCAAGAACATCCCAAAAGGCGAGAGATCGCGTCCAAATACATCGGTAAAAGTTTCACCGTTTTAGATGAAAAACTCTCGTTCGACGAAGACAGTTTCGCCGAGATTTTCACAACTTACATCAGCGCCATAGAGCACGTGGAAAGTTGTTATAAGGCCCTGCGTGCCGTTCGTTCGAGAGGTTTCGACCTTGAAGTTTCCATAGACGAAACTTCCCTGCCGACGACACCACTCGCACACATATTTTTCGTTCAAGAATTGAGGAGGCGTGGGGTAGATTTCCAAACGCTCGCGCTCAGATTCCCCGGAGAATGGCAGAAAGGCATCGATTACATAGGTGATACAGACCAATTTTCCAAAGAACTCGAAAAACACGTCGCCATAGTGAAAATGCTCTCAGGATACAAGCTTTCTTTGCATTCAGGTAGCGACAAGTTCAGCGTGTATCCAGTTTTGGCTGAGAAAACGGAAAGAACGGTGCACGTCAAAACGGCCGGAACCAGCTATCTCGAAGCGATCAGAACGGTTGCGAAGTTTGCTCCCGATTTGTACAGAGAGATTCACAAATTCGCACTGTCGAGGTTCGAACAGGACAGAGCCTCGTACCATGTCACAACGAACTTGTCGAGGGTTCCGAACGTGGACGAAGTTTCAGATTCAAATCTTTCAGATCTTCTCGATCAGCCAGACGTGCGTCAAGTCATCCACATAACTTACGGTTCTGTTCTGACTGCGAAAGAATCTGGTAAAACTCTCTTCAAAGATCGTATAATGAAAGTGTTGTTTGAACATGAGGATGAACACTACAACTTTTTGAAATCACATCTTGGAAAACATCTAAAACTGCTCGGCGCATGA